A window of Desmospora profundinema genomic DNA:
GAGGGTCTTGCTGCACCCGCGGATAAAACGATTCCACGATCTTACGGATGGTTTCCTCTCCTCCCATCCGTTGGTACAGACTAGCTGTCGGGTCCATTACACAACCTCCAGATCAGAGCTGGGAAAAAGCGGTTTTTACGGCTTCCAGCGTGTGGTCGATGTCTTCATCCGAGTGAGCGGTTGTTAAAAACCAGGCTTCGTATTTGGACGGGGCCAGATAAACCCCCTGATTCAGCATGGCCCGGAAAAAACGGCCGAACTGTTCACCATCAGCGGCTTTTGCCCCTTCATAATCAGTCACCGGATGATCGGTGAAATAGAGGGTGAGAGCTCCTCGGGTCCGATTTACCTGAATGGGCATGCCTGCCCGCTGGGCCATGGTGCGTATGCCTTCTTCCAAACGGCGCCCCTTGCGGTCCAATTCCGTATAGACATCCGGTTGGGAGAGTGCTTCCAAGCATGCGATTCCCGCCGAGATGGAGAGAGGGTTTCCCGCCATGGTGCCCGCTTGGTAGGTGGGTCCCATGGGCGCCACCTGTTCCATGATTTCCCGTCTTCCTCCGTAGGCACCGATGGGCAGGCCGCCGCCGATAATTTTTCCGAGGGCTGTCAGATCGGGCTCTACTCCATACCAGGTTTGAACACCGCCATAGTGAAAGCGGAAAGCGGTGATGACCTCATCATAAATAACCAAAGCGCCGGCATCATGAGCCAGCTGATTGATCGTTTCCAAAAAGCCCGGTTTGGGCTCCACGATCCCGAAGTTTCCCACTAACGGCTCCACCAAAACCGCAGCCACCTGCTCTCCCCAGCGGTTCAGGGCTTCCTTTAACCCTGCTGCATCGTTAAATGGGACCGTGATGACTTCACTGGCCAAACTTTGGGGGATTCCGGCGCTGTCGGGAGTGCCCAAGGTGGACGGTCCGGATCCGGCGGCCACCAGCACCAGATCGGAATGGCCATGGTAGCATCCCGCGAATTTGATTACTTTATCCCGCCCGGTGTATGCCCGGGCAAGGCGAATGGTACTCATGACTGCTTCTGTGCCGCTGTTGACGAAGCGGAGTTGTTGGCAGGAAGGGATCGCCTCCCGTAATAGACGTCCAAACCGTAGCTCTTTCTCTGTCGGCGCTCCGTATAACACCCCGTCGGCGGCTGCTTTTTGAATGGTTTGAGTGACATGGGGATGGGCATGTCCCAGGATGATGGGGCCGAAAGCGGCCAGGTAATCGATATAACGGTTGTCGTCTTCATCCCAAAAATAAGCACCCTGTGCCCGTTTCATATAGAGAGGGTGGTCCAGCCCTACAGCTCGAAAAGATCGGGAAGGGCTGTTTACCCCACCGACGATGACATCCAACGCTTCTTTATGTAAGGCAGAAGAGCGGCTTTGCTTCATAAGTTCCTCCTGTGGGCGATAAAGGTTTTCATGTTTTCTATTCTATCGGGGGAACCGGTGGTGGAGCAAGGAACATTGTCTGTTAAGGCCTGTTAAGTCATTTAATTTCTGTGAGTAGAGGGGGGCGGTACGGTCCTTGCTTCGCCTTTGCACTCACAGAGCACAAGTCGCGCCTGGGTCACTCGCTATGTGCGCTTTTTTGCAACGAAACGAAGACGGGTACCGACCAGGGATCTCGTCCTACGGATTGTTCAGACACGCCTTAATACTACAGTTGTACTTAAAGAGCAGGTGCAGATGTGAGAAGGGAGGGTGGTGGGAT
This region includes:
- a CDS encoding glutamate-1-semialdehyde 2,1-aminomutase; this translates as MKQSRSSALHKEALDVIVGGVNSPSRSFRAVGLDHPLYMKRAQGAYFWDEDDNRYIDYLAAFGPIILGHAHPHVTQTIQKAAADGVLYGAPTEKELRFGRLLREAIPSCQQLRFVNSGTEAVMSTIRLARAYTGRDKVIKFAGCYHGHSDLVLVAAGSGPSTLGTPDSAGIPQSLASEVITVPFNDAAGLKEALNRWGEQVAAVLVEPLVGNFGIVEPKPGFLETINQLAHDAGALVIYDEVITAFRFHYGGVQTWYGVEPDLTALGKIIGGGLPIGAYGGRREIMEQVAPMGPTYQAGTMAGNPLSISAGIACLEALSQPDVYTELDRKGRRLEEGIRTMAQRAGMPIQVNRTRGALTLYFTDHPVTDYEGAKAADGEQFGRFFRAMLNQGVYLAPSKYEAWFLTTAHSDEDIDHTLEAVKTAFSQL